The genomic stretch CCACAACAGTCATCAGCGAAGCCAGTGCGAAACCGCGTGAAATCTTCATCCAGACATCCTCTTTCGTCATGAAAAACCGCCCGTCACGGGTGGCAAAACTGTCGGTTTGACCGGCGATTCGCCAGCATGTTCCGAGCGTAGCGCATCCATTCTGAACCCGGCCGCGTATATGAAACGTGAAACCCCGGAAACCCCATGATGAATGGCACGAGCGCAGTAGCTGAACTAGCCTGTGAACTACCCGAAACCAGCGCCCGCCCTGTCTGGAGACTTGTCATTACCCTCGCCGACACCGATCAGCTGCGGCAATTGCTGGCCCAGTGTTCACTGGGCGACCGCCGTGCCTTCGAAACGCTGTACCGCAGCGTTGGCCCGCGCCTGCACGGCGTGGCGCTGCGTTTCATGGGGCGCCCGGATCTGGCGGAGGAAGTGTTGCAGGAAAGCTTCGTGCGGATCTGGAACAACGCCTCGCGCTACGAATCGCACCTGTCGGCGCCAATGACCTGGATGATCAACATCACCCGCAACCAGGCCATCGACCAATTGCGCAAGCACCGAGACCGGCCTCTGACCGATGTTGAACAGGACGCTCTGGCGGACGAAAGCCCGTCGGCCCATGACCAATTGAACAGCGCCCGCGAGGCCACAGCCCTGAACCGCTGCCTGGAAACCCTCGAAGGCATGCAGCGCCGGTCGATTACCGTGGCGTACTTTCAGGGTTTGTCCTGCTCGGAACTGGCCGAGCATCTGGCGGCGCCGCTCGGCTCG from Pseudomonas allokribbensis encodes the following:
- a CDS encoding sigma-70 family RNA polymerase sigma factor; the protein is MNGTSAVAELACELPETSARPVWRLVITLADTDQLRQLLAQCSLGDRRAFETLYRSVGPRLHGVALRFMGRPDLAEEVLQESFVRIWNNASRYESHLSAPMTWMINITRNQAIDQLRKHRDRPLTDVEQDALADESPSAHDQLNSAREATALNRCLETLEGMQRRSITVAYFQGLSCSELAEHLAAPLGSVKSWIRRGMERLRRCLES